Proteins from one Cellulosilyticum lentocellum DSM 5427 genomic window:
- a CDS encoding ABC transporter ATP-binding protein, with amino-acid sequence MFLEVTDLVKTYETGAGSFNAMDHVSFHIHQGEIAVILGPSGSGKSTLMNIVGGLESATSGSLKVEGKEISTLSPKALGLYRRDTVGFVFQFYNLIPNLTVRENVEICSHLGKEPLDIDELLTKVGLTEQTHKFPSQLSGGQQQRVAIARALVKNPKLLLCDEPTGALDYKTSKEVLALFEEINRNYHTTILMITHNDAFQAMSHRTIRIKDGKILSNELNQTRKTIAEIDW; translated from the coding sequence ATGTTTTTAGAAGTAACTGATTTAGTGAAAACCTATGAAACCGGAGCCGGTAGCTTTAACGCAATGGATCATGTCTCTTTTCATATTCACCAAGGTGAAATAGCTGTTATCTTAGGGCCTTCTGGTTCTGGCAAGTCTACTTTAATGAATATTGTAGGTGGACTAGAATCCGCCACCTCTGGAAGTCTCAAAGTAGAAGGTAAGGAAATTTCTACACTCTCACCTAAGGCGCTTGGCCTTTACCGCAGGGATACTGTAGGATTTGTCTTTCAGTTTTACAATCTTATTCCCAATCTAACAGTGAGAGAAAACGTAGAAATCTGCTCTCACTTGGGAAAAGAGCCTCTAGACATAGATGAATTACTTACTAAAGTAGGTCTTACTGAACAAACACACAAATTTCCTTCTCAGCTTTCTGGTGGTCAGCAGCAACGTGTGGCTATTGCTAGAGCTTTAGTGAAGAATCCAAAGCTGCTCTTATGTGATGAACCAACTGGTGCCCTTGATTACAAAACCTCCAAAGAGGTTTTAGCACTTTTTGAAGAAATCAATCGTAATTATCATACAACTATCTTGATGATTACCCATAATGACGCCTTTCAGGCTATGTCTCATCGAACCATTCGTATCAAGGATGGGAAGATTTTAAGTAATGAACTGAATCAAACGAGAAAAACCATAGCGGAAATTGACTGGTAA
- a CDS encoding methyl-accepting chemotaxis protein: MKEQEDCVMITDRAFSDIKACYEDMVLGLKKTANGMQKVNENSQSISNRTRNMAKVAEESAASMQEVAAAGQDQLKGIEKMERSSKQLAAIAEQLDSAIGEFKIA, encoded by the coding sequence GTGAAAGAGCAAGAGGATTGTGTAATGATTACAGATAGAGCCTTTAGCGATATCAAAGCTTGTTATGAGGACATGGTCTTAGGCCTTAAAAAAACAGCTAATGGGATGCAAAAGGTGAATGAAAATTCTCAAAGTATTTCTAATCGTACACGTAATATGGCAAAGGTAGCTGAAGAGTCTGCAGCAAGCATGCAAGAAGTAGCAGCGGCAGGACAAGACCAACTCAAAGGCATAGAAAAAATGGAGAGATCTTCAAAACAACTAGCAGCAATTGCAGAGCAATTAGATAGTGCTATAGGAGAATTCAAAATTGCTTAA
- a CDS encoding cation-translocating P-type ATPase: MDRYYNKSSEEVLSLLQTTREGLKSEELGALKEKYGSNELVEGARKSIFRVFMEQFKDFLVMILIVAAIVSGVLGKLESAIVIIVVIMLNAILGTVQHVKAQKSLDALKALASPMAKVKRDGNATEIPSKDLMVGDLMLLDAGDFISADGRIIENYNLQVNESSLTGEAESVLKSAETISATDISLGDRKNMVFSGSFVTYGRAEVIVTNIGMSTEIGKIANLLENAQEKKTPLQVSLDQFGKKLAVIILIICGIILTLNIVKGASPADAFMFAISLAVAAIPEALSSIVTIVLALGTQKMAKENAIVRKLHAVESLGGISVICSDKTGTLTQNKMTVQKLFVNGEVIETSAVNKENELEHTLTLMSLLCNDAITRETKEIGDPTEVALVDLGELYGLDELVVREKYPRLAELAFDSDRKLMTTAHKLKGEQVAITKGAFDVILGRCDHIQTAAGIRPITEEDKAQIKQINRVFSEQSLRVLAFAYRPYDSTKALTLEDENHLTFLGLIAMMDPPRVESAQAVADCIKAGIKPVMITGDHKITASAIAKQIGILNSMDEAIEGKELDALSDEELRNKVDQISVYARVSPEHKIRIVKAWQDNGNVVAMTGDGVNDAPALKQADIGVAMGITGTEVAKDAASMILTDDNFSTIVKAISNGRNIYANIKNAIKFLLSGNTAGILAVLYCSLLALPNPFVPLHLLFINLVTDSLPAIAIGVEPYRKDIMKEKPRKMDEPLLSRSFALEVLFEGILISCVTLVAFYMGKQVNHLTASTMAFSTLCLARLFHGLNCRGKASLFQLGVFSNKASWLATLLGVVLWAMIMTIKPLMSIFEIASLSKEQFISIGMLSLVPLVVIQLIKLILGAQKVRSTSKN; this comes from the coding sequence ATGGATAGGTATTACAATAAATCATCAGAGGAGGTTCTCTCTTTATTACAAACAACAAGAGAAGGACTAAAATCCGAGGAATTAGGAGCTTTAAAGGAGAAGTATGGAAGTAATGAATTAGTAGAAGGTGCTAGAAAAAGTATATTTCGTGTTTTCATGGAGCAGTTCAAGGACTTTTTAGTTATGATTTTAATTGTAGCTGCTATAGTATCTGGGGTTCTAGGTAAACTAGAAAGTGCTATTGTTATTATCGTTGTTATTATGCTCAATGCCATACTAGGTACAGTGCAGCATGTAAAGGCGCAAAAATCTCTAGATGCTCTCAAGGCATTAGCATCCCCTATGGCAAAAGTAAAGCGAGATGGGAATGCTACTGAGATTCCTTCTAAAGATTTAATGGTAGGAGATTTGATGCTCCTAGATGCAGGGGACTTTATAAGTGCAGATGGCAGGATTATAGAAAACTACAATCTGCAGGTTAATGAAAGCTCTCTTACAGGTGAGGCGGAAAGTGTTCTCAAAAGTGCTGAGACTATTTCGGCAACTGATATAAGCTTAGGAGATAGAAAGAATATGGTGTTCTCTGGAAGCTTTGTTACCTACGGCAGAGCAGAGGTTATTGTCACCAATATTGGGATGTCTACAGAGATTGGTAAGATTGCCAACTTATTAGAAAATGCTCAAGAAAAGAAAACACCGCTTCAAGTAAGCCTAGATCAATTTGGAAAGAAATTAGCCGTTATTATACTCATTATTTGTGGGATTATTTTAACCCTCAATATAGTAAAAGGAGCTAGCCCAGCAGATGCCTTTATGTTTGCTATTTCTCTTGCAGTAGCAGCTATTCCAGAAGCCTTAAGCTCTATTGTTACCATTGTACTTGCACTTGGTACACAAAAGATGGCAAAAGAAAATGCTATTGTGCGTAAATTACACGCAGTAGAAAGCCTAGGAGGCATCTCTGTTATCTGTTCAGATAAGACGGGGACACTCACTCAAAATAAAATGACTGTACAAAAGCTCTTTGTAAATGGAGAGGTCATAGAGACTAGTGCTGTGAATAAAGAAAATGAATTAGAACATACCTTAACTTTAATGAGCTTACTATGTAATGATGCGATTACCAGGGAAACTAAAGAAATAGGAGACCCTACAGAAGTGGCTTTGGTTGATTTAGGAGAGCTCTATGGTTTAGATGAATTGGTAGTAAGAGAAAAATATCCTAGATTAGCAGAGCTAGCTTTTGACTCGGATAGAAAGTTAATGACTACAGCCCATAAGCTTAAAGGAGAGCAAGTAGCTATTACAAAAGGTGCTTTTGATGTCATACTAGGTAGATGTGACCATATTCAAACAGCAGCAGGTATTAGGCCTATTACAGAAGAAGATAAGGCGCAGATTAAGCAAATCAATAGAGTCTTTTCCGAGCAATCTTTAAGGGTATTGGCATTTGCCTATAGGCCTTATGACAGTACTAAGGCATTAACCCTTGAAGACGAAAATCACCTTACTTTCTTAGGTTTAATTGCTATGATGGACCCTCCTAGAGTAGAAAGTGCACAGGCGGTAGCAGACTGTATTAAGGCAGGCATTAAACCGGTTATGATTACAGGAGACCATAAAATAACTGCATCAGCTATTGCAAAGCAAATTGGGATCCTTAATAGTATGGATGAAGCCATTGAAGGGAAAGAATTAGATGCTTTATCAGATGAAGAGCTTAGAAACAAGGTAGATCAAATTAGTGTATATGCCCGTGTCTCTCCTGAACATAAAATCCGTATTGTAAAAGCATGGCAAGATAATGGTAACGTAGTAGCGATGACAGGAGATGGTGTAAATGATGCGCCTGCTCTTAAACAAGCAGATATAGGGGTAGCCATGGGGATTACAGGTACAGAAGTAGCCAAAGATGCAGCTTCTATGATTTTAACAGATGATAACTTCTCAACTATTGTAAAGGCAATATCAAATGGTAGAAATATCTATGCAAATATTAAGAATGCCATTAAGTTTTTACTCTCTGGGAATACAGCCGGTATTTTAGCCGTTTTATACTGCTCATTACTAGCACTTCCTAATCCTTTTGTACCACTTCACTTATTATTTATTAACCTAGTAACAGATAGCTTGCCAGCTATTGCAATTGGTGTAGAGCCTTATAGAAAAGATATTATGAAGGAAAAGCCAAGGAAAATGGATGAACCTCTTTTATCAAGGAGCTTTGCTTTAGAGGTATTATTTGAAGGAATATTAATTAGCTGTGTTACCCTAGTAGCCTTTTATATGGGAAAACAAGTGAATCATCTGACGGCAAGCACTATGGCATTTTCCACCCTATGTTTAGCAAGACTTTTCCACGGCTTAAATTGTAGAGGCAAAGCTTCTCTCTTTCAATTAGGTGTATTTAGTAATAAAGCAAGCTGGCTGGCTACTTTATTAGGGGTAGTGTTATGGGCAATGATCATGACCATTAAGCCACTCATGAGTATATTTGAGATTGCAAGCTTGAGTAAGGAACAATTTATCAGTATTGGTATGCTATCATTGGTGCCTTTAGTAGTTATTCAGCTCATTAAACTGATTTTAGGCGCACAAAAAGTAAGGAGTACGAGTAAGAATTAA
- a CDS encoding stalk domain-containing protein, protein MKLNKRVASVLATSIVFTGQLSCLYAKTYSPTNYAVLALASVEVTSTTPGAIGVDKAAPQFNSAWTEEKDGKTYLMISLNDPSGVNYVQVGGKYATLVSGDAVSGTYKCEMTSSGTYTISFQDKLGNFGSTSYKVTVKDKTSPTVDVWQTTKNSKYYLVIRASDNGKITKVTVDGTRITFNESGDTREYEVTKAGEYTVVVTDDAGNETTKNYKVSINANKPTLKVSKEYKDKKWYLIIKGEPTNSNKLSTLTVNSTKVTIASRGEEVTYEVSKSGTYKVVLQDDLNMESTESIYVDVNEIIDKEKPTLVLSQSKTANGAVIIITAKDNNQITELVVNGKVVSIAAGGGTVNYPVIQTGNYLVSVKDRAGNKEEKSIYIAIENKVQQVVKFKLNDRNWTKNGALQSPMDTPPAVIGQRTYLPLRQTAYALGINENQITWDSKNKEATIIDGSDVIKVKLNSNIMTVGSQTILMDGTAVSQNNRILLPVSQIAKAFKSKGVTVDWDNNKKEATITRTN, encoded by the coding sequence ATGAAATTAAATAAAAGAGTAGCAAGTGTTTTAGCAACGAGTATAGTGTTTACTGGACAATTATCTTGCTTATATGCTAAGACGTATAGTCCTACAAATTATGCAGTATTAGCTTTGGCAAGTGTAGAAGTAACTAGCACAACGCCTGGGGCCATAGGGGTGGATAAAGCAGCACCTCAATTTAATAGTGCATGGACTGAAGAAAAGGATGGAAAGACTTATCTCATGATTTCACTTAACGATCCTAGTGGTGTGAATTATGTACAAGTAGGTGGCAAGTATGCCACATTAGTTAGTGGAGATGCCGTATCAGGTACATATAAGTGTGAGATGACATCAAGTGGGACTTATACCATTAGTTTTCAAGATAAATTAGGGAACTTTGGAAGTACATCTTATAAAGTGACAGTTAAGGATAAAACGAGTCCCACAGTAGATGTGTGGCAGACGACTAAAAATAGCAAGTACTATTTGGTGATAAGAGCATCAGATAATGGTAAGATTACTAAAGTAACTGTAGATGGTACACGCATTACCTTTAATGAAAGTGGAGATACTAGAGAATATGAAGTGACTAAAGCAGGGGAATATACAGTGGTTGTAACAGATGATGCTGGTAATGAAACCACTAAGAATTATAAAGTAAGTATCAATGCCAATAAACCTACTTTAAAGGTGAGTAAAGAATATAAGGATAAGAAGTGGTATCTCATCATTAAGGGAGAGCCTACTAATAGTAACAAACTTAGTACATTAACTGTAAATAGCACGAAAGTTACTATTGCTTCTAGAGGAGAAGAAGTAACATATGAAGTTAGTAAGTCAGGTACCTATAAAGTTGTCTTACAAGATGACCTTAACATGGAAAGCACAGAAAGTATTTATGTAGATGTTAATGAAATAATTGATAAGGAAAAGCCAACCTTAGTACTTTCACAAAGCAAAACAGCTAATGGTGCGGTTATTATAATCACAGCTAAGGACAATAACCAGATTACAGAGCTTGTTGTTAATGGCAAGGTGGTAAGTATAGCAGCAGGTGGTGGTACTGTAAACTATCCTGTTATACAAACAGGTAATTACTTAGTGAGTGTCAAAGATAGAGCTGGCAACAAAGAGGAAAAGTCAATTTATATTGCTATAGAGAATAAAGTACAGCAAGTGGTTAAATTTAAACTTAATGACAGGAACTGGACTAAGAATGGTGCGCTGCAGTCTCCAATGGATACACCACCAGCTGTAATTGGTCAAAGAACGTATTTACCTCTTCGCCAAACAGCTTATGCTTTAGGCATCAATGAGAATCAAATTACTTGGGACTCAAAAAACAAGGAAGCAACCATTATTGACGGCAGCGATGTGATCAAGGTGAAGCTAAACTCCAATATAATGACTGTAGGTAGCCAAACAATTTTAATGGATGGCACAGCTGTTTCACAAAACAATCGTATTTTGCTTCCTGTTTCTCAAATTGCTAAGGCCTTTAAATCTAAAGGGGTAACTGTAGATTGGGATAATAATAAAAAAGAAGCAACTATCACTAGAACAAATTAA
- a CDS encoding FtsX-like permease family protein, whose protein sequence is MNFKRMLRDFKANKIKNLSFILLIILSSMVIIGFNRSSTSYILAVDKFYMDYHAEDGEFTLESPLSAKQIRTLENRFQLTLEEVLLTDIKLKTLPNEPILRVFSMDRSINQVALLDGIFPSSSEEILLDSKFAEALGYQIGDSITLSGASFRISGYGISPDYVYTLKNPGDFMGMANSFGIAYLAPDGYERVKQKNAEATLYSYQTTAKDTTSFKIYLQKNLSLVSFLERKDNSRMTTVYNDASAPSLISLIMGVLLLCIIGFIISISIRNTIQSESQIIGILYAQGINARELLSYYLMLPTLLVVIGAVIGYLLGLVISGPLLILQSSQYTVPHVILVTPWYLVVIGIIVPITLTLDITFIYVRKALQQTPLSLLRGSHSNMKVSRVEMLFSFGNFSFFKRFRLKAMMREFGSILALFLGATLSMFILFTGLYMKDSCVDYMNELPNSIPYDNLYTFYSPKDLHKYSQQGELTALYNVKFNYKGVNKNLTLQGINPQSAFFNMPELQTLGQHEILISPSVYYKFGIQVGDTLTLYDDQDSDKTYQVCVKGLAPYDYGLYLYTSLPNYHHILDLHQNSSNALMTYSPLHIKDTKVLSETNKQKIVDGMKNFTMLITAFTSIIIVVASIILIVVIYMLMKMMIDKGKVNISMVKIFGYHPKEVSALYLRGNYFFLLIGYLLAIPASYNLTKLFFDSIFESMDQYILPSLNPFSYVLGFVMMTLSYAFTTLLLKNNLNQISLTEALKNRE, encoded by the coding sequence TTGAATTTTAAAAGAATGCTACGCGATTTTAAAGCAAATAAAATCAAAAATCTAAGCTTTATTTTACTTATTATATTAAGTAGCATGGTCATTATAGGCTTTAATCGTTCATCTACCAGCTATATCCTGGCAGTAGATAAGTTCTATATGGACTACCATGCTGAAGATGGAGAATTCACCTTAGAAAGTCCACTCTCAGCTAAACAAATACGCACCTTAGAAAACCGCTTTCAGCTTACCTTAGAAGAGGTCTTATTGACAGATATCAAGCTAAAAACCCTTCCTAATGAACCTATTCTTCGGGTCTTTTCTATGGACCGTTCTATTAATCAAGTGGCACTATTAGATGGTATCTTTCCTTCTTCTTCAGAGGAAATTCTCCTAGACTCTAAATTTGCTGAAGCCTTAGGGTATCAAATAGGTGACTCTATTACCTTATCAGGTGCCTCCTTTAGAATCAGTGGCTATGGTATATCTCCCGATTATGTCTATACCTTAAAAAATCCCGGGGACTTTATGGGGATGGCAAATAGTTTTGGCATAGCTTACTTAGCGCCTGATGGCTATGAACGCGTCAAACAAAAGAATGCAGAAGCAACTTTATACAGTTATCAAACTACCGCCAAAGATACGACATCATTTAAAATTTACCTTCAAAAAAATCTTTCTTTAGTTTCTTTTCTGGAACGCAAAGATAATAGCCGTATGACTACTGTTTATAATGATGCCAGTGCACCTAGCCTTATCTCGCTGATTATGGGTGTCTTACTGCTTTGTATTATTGGTTTTATTATTTCTATTTCCATACGTAATACCATCCAAAGTGAAAGTCAAATCATTGGTATTCTCTATGCTCAAGGCATCAATGCCAGAGAACTTTTAAGCTACTATTTAATGCTTCCTACCCTCTTGGTTGTAATAGGTGCTGTTATTGGTTATTTACTAGGCCTTGTTATATCTGGCCCTTTACTTATCCTTCAATCAAGTCAGTATACAGTTCCTCATGTGATCCTTGTTACCCCTTGGTATTTGGTGGTAATAGGCATTATCGTACCTATTACTCTTACTTTGGATATCACCTTTATCTATGTTAGAAAAGCCCTGCAACAAACACCCCTTTCACTTCTGAGAGGTAGTCATTCCAACATGAAAGTGTCACGGGTGGAAATGCTTTTCTCCTTTGGGAATTTTTCCTTCTTCAAACGCTTTCGCCTAAAAGCTATGATGAGAGAGTTTGGAAGTATCTTGGCCTTATTCTTAGGTGCTACCCTCTCTATGTTTATCCTATTTACAGGGTTGTACATGAAGGATTCTTGCGTGGATTATATGAATGAACTCCCCAATTCTATTCCCTATGACAATCTTTATACTTTTTATAGTCCAAAGGATTTACACAAATACAGTCAGCAAGGTGAGCTTACTGCCCTATACAATGTGAAATTCAATTATAAGGGAGTAAACAAAAACCTTACTTTGCAAGGCATTAACCCTCAAAGTGCTTTCTTCAACATGCCTGAGTTACAGACTTTAGGCCAGCATGAGATACTGATTTCCCCTAGCGTTTATTACAAATTTGGTATTCAAGTAGGCGATACCCTTACCCTTTATGATGACCAAGATAGTGATAAAACCTATCAGGTCTGTGTAAAGGGACTGGCTCCTTATGATTATGGTCTATACTTATATACATCGCTGCCTAATTATCACCATATCCTAGACCTACATCAAAATAGCTCCAATGCTCTCATGACTTATAGTCCTCTACACATAAAGGATACTAAAGTACTAAGCGAAACCAATAAGCAGAAAATAGTAGATGGTATGAAAAATTTCACTATGCTTATCACCGCCTTTACTAGCATTATCATTGTAGTTGCCAGTATCATCCTCATTGTGGTGATCTACATGCTAATGAAGATGATGATTGATAAAGGTAAGGTAAATATCTCTATGGTGAAAATATTCGGTTATCATCCCAAGGAAGTATCCGCTCTTTATCTAAGAGGTAATTACTTCTTCTTATTAATAGGCTATCTACTTGCTATCCCTGCTAGCTACAATCTCACCAAACTATTCTTTGATAGTATCTTTGAGTCCATGGACCAATATATTTTGCCTAGCTTAAATCCTTTTTCTTATGTATTAGGTTTTGTC
- a CDS encoding methyl-accepting chemotaxis protein, producing the protein MKKIATKIMSLSLLNTVVIAVINVGVSIYMNNNRNNTMDMMTSNSPGQAGENIGQGMKKLTSLMPTPILIGLIVSLIIGAVVAYILGRSIAKPITQITEVSKQMVQLDLTKQDILEALAKRQDENGILAKALGNTTEAFKNIIQKLQHTAGVLNTQAHDIGERAQENATTITQMSAAINEVASGNSTQAQIIQDINQTLLEVAALIDQVTKETSSSAEGAGQSLKIIEEGEMAVKKQEDKMKEHVALSGELNESMEALKNMIEEVASTMEVITAIANQTNLLALNAAIEAARAGEAGKGFAVVAAEIRSLAEESEKASKNIIKVIEKTTHKASQVEYSQ; encoded by the coding sequence ATGAAGAAAATAGCAACTAAGATTATGAGTCTATCGTTACTTAATACCGTGGTGATTGCAGTGATTAATGTAGGTGTTTCTATCTATATGAATAATAATAGGAATAACACTATGGATATGATGACATCAAATTCACCAGGACAAGCTGGAGAAAATATAGGACAGGGAATGAAAAAATTAACTTCTTTGATGCCAACTCCTATTTTAATAGGTCTAATCGTATCTCTAATCATAGGAGCTGTGGTAGCGTACATATTAGGCCGCTCCATTGCTAAACCTATTACGCAAATTACCGAGGTGTCTAAGCAAATGGTACAGCTTGATTTAACTAAACAAGATATTTTAGAAGCGCTTGCAAAGCGCCAAGATGAAAATGGCATCTTAGCTAAAGCATTGGGAAATACTACTGAGGCCTTTAAAAATATTATTCAAAAACTACAACATACAGCAGGAGTCCTCAATACCCAGGCTCATGATATAGGAGAAAGGGCACAGGAAAATGCTACGACTATTACACAAATGTCTGCTGCCATTAATGAGGTAGCATCAGGAAATAGCACTCAAGCTCAGATTATTCAAGATATCAATCAAACCCTTCTAGAGGTGGCAGCCTTGATTGATCAAGTCACAAAAGAAACCTCAAGTTCAGCAGAGGGTGCAGGTCAATCCTTAAAGATTATAGAAGAAGGAGAAATGGCTGTTAAGAAGCAAGAAGATAAGATGAAAGAACATGTAGCTTTATCAGGTGAACTAAATGAGTCCATGGAAGCATTAAAAAATATGATAGAAGAAGTAGCAAGCACCATGGAGGTTATTACAGCTATTGCTAATCAAACCAATTTACTTGCACTAAATGCTGCTATTGAAGCAGCTAGAGCAGGAGAAGCAGGAAAAGGCTTTGCAGTGGTAGCAGCAGAGATTAGAAGTCTTGCAGAAGAGTCAGAAAAAGCTTCGAAAAATATTATTAAAGTGATAGAAAAGACAACGCATAAGGCTAGTCAGGTGGAGTATAGTCAATAG
- a CDS encoding MerR family transcriptional regulator: MLKIGEFSKLSRISIRMLRHYDEIGLLMPEMIDDFTGYRYYSEAQLPVVNRITALKDMGFSLAMIAEILESYTDQEALKKYLIIKQREVCEKQEEVGRMLRLLETTINRLGKDEAVMKYNVTLKELPKRTVASVRQVIPSYKAEGMLWGILMEECGPLNLQADDPCYTLAIFHDAEHKESNVDVEIQKSVKGTYPNTEHVIFKTVEPILMASATYKGSYDQINEVNEAVANWVRDNDYAFDGVSFCIYHVSPYETQNPDELVTEVCYPVRKK, translated from the coding sequence ATGTTAAAAATAGGGGAGTTTTCAAAGTTATCAAGGATTAGTATTCGTATGCTTAGGCACTATGATGAGATAGGACTTTTGATGCCTGAGATGATAGATGATTTCACAGGCTATCGTTATTATAGTGAGGCGCAGCTGCCCGTAGTGAATCGTATTACAGCGCTGAAAGATATGGGCTTTAGTCTAGCTATGATTGCTGAGATATTAGAAAGCTACACAGATCAAGAAGCACTTAAAAAGTATCTCATCATTAAACAGCGTGAAGTGTGTGAGAAGCAGGAAGAAGTGGGTAGAATGCTAAGACTCCTTGAAACGACTATCAACCGATTAGGAAAGGATGAAGCAGTTATGAAATATAATGTGACTTTAAAAGAGTTACCAAAACGAACAGTAGCAAGTGTAAGGCAAGTGATTCCATCTTATAAGGCAGAAGGTATGCTTTGGGGAATCCTGATGGAGGAATGTGGACCTCTTAATTTGCAAGCAGATGATCCTTGTTATACCCTTGCCATCTTCCATGATGCTGAGCATAAGGAAAGTAATGTAGATGTAGAGATACAAAAATCAGTAAAAGGAACTTACCCTAATACTGAACATGTCATCTTTAAAACAGTAGAGCCTATTTTAATGGCATCAGCCACCTATAAAGGAAGCTATGACCAAATAAATGAAGTCAATGAAGCCGTAGCTAATTGGGTGAGAGATAATGACTATGCCTTTGATGGTGTATCATTTTGTATTTATCATGTAAGCCCATATGAAACACAAAATCCAGATGAATTAGTAACAGAAGTGTGTTATCCAGTTAGAAAAAAATAA
- a CDS encoding IS3 family transposase (programmed frameshift) codes for MATKQTRYDEDFKKSIVALYHNGKTQTSLCQEYDISQTSLAKWIKQYSTVETDDGKVLTAKQIKEMQKRMAQLEEENLILKKANCHIHATLSERLDAVYKLRFQHDIKTLCRVLNVNRSTYYKHFNSEPAPRVKENLNIKRVILQIYSDYDKCLGAYKITYILSRDYGINISVGRVYRLMQSMSLPKMSTDKPCRVKHHNQGECDNHLHQEFNQKAPNLVWASDFTYIKVNGKWYYLCIVMDLFSRKIIGWHIASNHDVTLTMSAFNKAYKSRHVQYGLIFHSDQGAEYTAFAFRNLLDSYNVVQSFSKKGYPFDNACCESFFKYLKKNRTNRRSYHTLEELRLDIFEYIENLYNNRLPHGAIGYKTPNELEAEYWDQHA; via the exons ATGGCAACTAAACAAACTCGTTATGATGAAGATTTTAAAAAATCAATCGTTGCACTTTATCATAATGGCAAAACTCAGACTTCTCTCTGCCAAGAATATGATATTTCACAGACTTCTCTCGCTAAATGGATTAAACAATATTCTACTGTTGAAACCGATGATGGCAAAGTCCTAACTGCTAAACAAATTAAAGAAATGCAAAAAAGAATGGCTCAACTTGAGGAAGAGAACCTCATATTAAAAAAAGCGA ATTGCCATATTCACGCCACACTCTCTGAGCGACTAGATGCTGTTTATAAACTACGTTTTCAGCATGATATTAAAACCCTTTGCCGCGTACTTAACGTAAATCGCAGCACTTACTATAAGCACTTCAACTCCGAACCTGCTCCAAGAGTAAAAGAGAATCTAAATATCAAACGTGTCATTCTTCAGATTTATTCTGACTATGATAAATGTCTTGGTGCTTATAAAATTACATATATCCTCAGTCGTGATTATGGTATAAACATCAGCGTGGGACGAGTGTACCGACTGATGCAATCAATGTCTCTTCCTAAAATGTCTACAGATAAACCTTGTAGAGTAAAACATCACAATCAGGGAGAATGCGATAATCACCTCCATCAGGAATTTAACCAAAAGGCTCCAAATCTTGTCTGGGCTAGTGATTTCACTTACATAAAAGTTAATGGTAAATGGTATTATCTTTGCATTGTCATGGACTTGTTTTCTAGAAAAATCATTGGTTGGCACATAGCTAGCAACCACGATGTCACCTTAACAATGTCAGCTTTTAATAAGGCTTATAAAAGCCGTCATGTTCAGTATGGACTCATATTTCACTCTGACCAGGGAGCTGAGTATACTGCTTTTGCATTTAGAAATCTCTTAGATTCCTATAATGTTGTGCAGTCATTTTCTAAAAAAGGATACCCTTTCGATAATGCTTGTTGTGAAAGTTTTTTCAAATATCTCAAAAAGAATCGCACCAATCGCAGAAGCTATCATACCCTAGAGGAACTTCGACTAGATATTTTCGAGTACATTGAAAATCTATATAACAATCGTCTTCCCCACGGTGCGATTGGATATAAAACGCCAAATGAGTTAGAAGCAGAATACTGGGATCAGCACGCATAA